A single genomic interval of Tsukamurella paurometabola harbors:
- a CDS encoding DNA-3-methyladenine glycosylase I, with product MTEPNDGVVIGEDGLARPAWAADGLLREYYDTEWGMPIRDERGLFERIALEGFQAGLSWATVLRKRPAFRAAFADFDPDAVAAFDEGDVERLMADAGIIRNRQKIEATIGNARAVVALREDGGLVDLVWSFRPEHTPAPRTMAEVATTSPESVALSKELRRRGFRFVGPTTMYALMQAVGIVDDHLVGSHRRGSSGMWPE from the coding sequence ATGACGGAGCCGAACGACGGCGTGGTGATCGGGGAGGACGGACTGGCCCGCCCGGCCTGGGCGGCCGACGGGCTGCTCCGCGAGTACTACGACACCGAATGGGGCATGCCGATCCGCGACGAGCGCGGGCTGTTCGAGCGGATCGCGCTCGAGGGTTTCCAGGCGGGGCTGTCCTGGGCGACGGTGCTGCGCAAACGACCCGCGTTCCGCGCCGCCTTCGCGGACTTCGATCCCGACGCGGTGGCGGCGTTCGACGAGGGGGACGTCGAACGCCTCATGGCCGACGCGGGGATCATCCGGAACCGGCAGAAGATCGAGGCGACGATCGGCAACGCCCGGGCCGTCGTGGCGCTCCGCGAGGACGGCGGACTGGTCGACCTGGTGTGGTCGTTCCGGCCGGAGCACACGCCCGCGCCGCGCACGATGGCGGAGGTGGCCACCACGTCACCGGAGTCGGTGGCGCTGTCGAAGGAGCTGCGCCGCCGGGGCTTCCGGTTCGTGGGGCCGACCACCATGTACGCCCTCATGCAGGCCGTCGGCATCGTCGACGACCATCTCGTCGGCAGCCACCGGCGCGGCAGCTCGGGAATGTGGCCGGAGTGA